One genomic segment of Erysipelotrichaceae bacterium 66202529 includes these proteins:
- a CDS encoding DUF4230 domain-containing protein → MKILDTLGKTKKAIGGVIAICILAAAIFFAGTIFGGKQSEPKITSTALTQQLQEVSDLAVMEYNYTKVGKFENSLTLNGWNIPLTKKSFLLTYAGQLKAGVHMDQAEVEVKGNTITVFLPEVEILSNVIDEKSIEVYDETKNIFNPISIEDYTAFATQQKDKVADEAVENGLLSEAATKSQSAIRKFFNMIPEIKEHYSIEVQFKS, encoded by the coding sequence ATGAAAATACTGGATACCCTGGGGAAAACTAAGAAGGCCATTGGCGGAGTTATCGCCATATGCATACTGGCTGCGGCTATATTCTTTGCAGGAACCATTTTCGGAGGAAAGCAGAGTGAACCGAAAATTACATCAACAGCCCTGACACAGCAGCTGCAGGAGGTAAGCGATCTGGCTGTTATGGAATATAATTATACAAAGGTTGGTAAATTTGAAAATTCTCTGACATTGAACGGATGGAATATTCCCTTAACAAAAAAGAGCTTTCTGCTTACTTATGCAGGGCAGCTGAAAGCCGGGGTTCATATGGACCAGGCAGAGGTAGAGGTCAAGGGGAACACCATCACCGTATTCCTGCCAGAGGTTGAGATTCTAAGCAATGTCATTGATGAGAAAAGCATTGAGGTATACGATGAAACAAAAAATATTTTTAATCCCATCAGCATTGAGGACTACACAGCGTTTGCCACGCAACAAAAGGATAAGGTTGCGGATGAAGCAGTTGAAAACGGACTGCTTAGTGAAGCGGCAACGAAATCACAATCCGCAATCCGCAAGTTTTTCAATATGATACCGGAAATTAAGGAGCATTACAGCATTGAGGTTCAATTCAAATCCTAG
- a CDS encoding Dabb family protein, whose translation MVKHVLFVKMKNPSREECEKVKALFLSMKEQIDFIRDLQVGIDYLHSERSYDVVLELIVDDRQALEDYQKNAYHVEKVKPYIHAVRSGSATVDYEF comes from the coding sequence ATGGTTAAGCATGTGTTATTTGTGAAAATGAAGAATCCTTCCCGCGAGGAATGTGAAAAGGTAAAAGCATTATTTTTATCCATGAAGGAGCAAATTGATTTCATTCGTGATCTGCAGGTCGGAATCGACTATTTGCATTCCGAACGCTCCTACGATGTTGTCTTGGAGCTAATCGTAGATGACAGACAGGCGCTGGAGGACTACCAGAAAAACGCCTATCATGTGGAAAAAGTAAAGCCGTATATCCATGCTGTACGCAGCGGCAGTGCAACGGTTGATTACGAATTTTAG
- a CDS encoding DeoR family transcriptional regulator — translation MNNDKKARRRHQRICEVLQEQEHMQVSELCELFHVSPATIRNDLTLLEKKQLLKRIPGGAVSTGRMPQNTIFTTRESLHMDLKEHMADYAVKHLIKEGMSVALDAGTTCYAIAKKLAESTRSCSVITYSLPVANALVHSEHVEVFLMAGRLDKQHESFHDDVALAAMKHMNSDLFFLSPNGVDPTAGITSSATDENIMKLLLHECAEATIVCADHSKFSKKAFKTICQLSQIQGILSDAALHEDIQRLYQQLGVQLYLAE, via the coding sequence ATGAATAATGATAAGAAAGCAAGGCGGCGGCATCAGCGCATCTGTGAGGTACTTCAGGAACAGGAGCACATGCAGGTTTCTGAACTATGCGAGCTGTTTCATGTCTCACCGGCAACCATCCGTAATGATCTTACCCTGCTTGAAAAAAAGCAGCTTTTAAAACGTATTCCCGGTGGTGCGGTTTCTACAGGACGTATGCCGCAGAATACAATTTTCACGACTAGAGAGTCCCTGCATATGGACTTAAAGGAGCATATGGCTGACTATGCTGTAAAGCATTTGATCAAAGAGGGGATGAGCGTTGCCCTTGATGCCGGTACAACCTGTTATGCGATTGCCAAAAAGCTGGCGGAATCAACACGCAGCTGTTCGGTTATCACATACTCACTCCCGGTTGCCAATGCGCTTGTCCACAGTGAGCATGTAGAGGTTTTCCTAATGGCAGGAAGGCTTGACAAGCAGCATGAATCCTTTCATGATGATGTAGCGCTTGCGGCGATGAAGCACATGAACAGTGACTTGTTTTTCCTGTCTCCCAACGGTGTTGATCCAACAGCAGGTATTACCAGCTCGGCAACGGATGAGAATATTATGAAGCTGCTGCTGCATGAGTGTGCAGAGGCTACGATTGTCTGTGCGGATCACAGTAAATTCTCAAAAAAGGCATTCAAAACGATATGTCAATTATCACAAATACAGGGAATATTAAGCGATGCTGCTTTGCATGAGGATATACAGAGGCTATATCAGCAGCTGGGTGTACAGCTATATCTGGCAGAATAA
- a CDS encoding HAD-IC family P-type ATPase has protein sequence MEFTNYTITGLQQKQVEERILKHQKNSASRSITKTRRQIFKENICTLFNLLNILIALALILVNAWFNLMFLAVIFCNISIGILQELHAKKLVDQLSLLMSQKVSVMRDGRLLQIDAQELVLDDIMVLSSGEQIICDALLVQGEAEINEALLSGESDPVHKRAGDQLLSGSSLISGKCYARVLHVGEDNYANRIASEVKEVRSVNSRLLRAMKQVTRLTGIAIIPLGLLLFLEAWGIRGDSLQESVITSSAGLLGMLPKGLVLLISVSLAAGVGRMAKHRVLVQDLYSLETLANVDILCLDKTGTITTGDLKVEAMWTLHGYTQKDMEYIQSFLYHSDDNNATYQALCESFGTKAVYTPVSRIPFSSVRKWSSVTFAEYGTLIMGAPDKLLPTLDPSFTEAMEEGKRILLIGRCKNELVEDQPLPAVVPLCAVVLSDTVRPNVEKTLQFFKEEGVEIKVISGDHITAVSAIARKAGLHSWNACVDMSSVGNDVKTIEQLAGQYSVFGRVTPIQKKLLVQSMQKHGHSVAMSGDGVNDMLALKEADCSIAIAQGSDAVKQMSQIVLLDSDFSTLPLLVQEGRRVVNNATRVAGVFFIKTIYSVLLSIICIGMNLPFPFIPVQITLIDLAIEAFPSFLTMLEPDHKKVSGDFLTTVLRNALPNAIAIVFSFLSIEYMREGFSIRYEEAVTMMYLCVSVISMLSVYRSLRPWNRLRALVCLCMTAGFVLAIVLFHNLLHLTVLSYRLGILSVILIMSAILLRQILILLLPLIPALRPEKRKSRQHSLS, from the coding sequence ATGGAATTTACAAACTATACAATAACAGGCTTACAGCAGAAACAGGTAGAGGAACGTATTCTGAAGCATCAAAAAAACAGCGCGTCACGCTCGATTACGAAAACACGGCGTCAGATTTTCAAGGAAAATATATGCACCCTGTTCAATCTGCTTAATATATTGATTGCGCTGGCACTGATTCTTGTCAACGCATGGTTCAATCTGATGTTTCTGGCGGTTATTTTCTGCAATATCAGCATCGGCATCCTGCAGGAGCTGCATGCGAAAAAGCTGGTGGATCAGCTGTCCCTGCTTATGAGCCAGAAGGTATCCGTCATGCGCGATGGCAGGCTGTTGCAGATCGACGCTCAGGAGCTTGTACTGGATGATATTATGGTACTGTCCAGCGGTGAACAAATCATATGTGATGCCTTGCTGGTACAAGGAGAGGCTGAAATCAATGAGGCATTATTAAGCGGAGAGTCTGATCCGGTTCATAAGCGTGCAGGAGATCAGCTTCTGTCGGGAAGCTCACTTATTTCCGGGAAATGCTATGCAAGGGTGCTTCATGTCGGTGAGGATAATTATGCCAACCGAATTGCCAGTGAGGTAAAGGAGGTGCGTTCTGTCAATTCCCGTTTGTTAAGGGCGATGAAGCAGGTTACCCGTTTAACCGGAATTGCAATCATTCCCCTCGGCCTTCTGTTATTCTTAGAGGCCTGGGGAATCCGGGGAGATTCCCTTCAGGAAAGCGTCATTACCAGCTCTGCCGGACTTCTGGGAATGCTTCCCAAAGGTCTGGTTCTTCTCATCAGTGTATCCCTTGCGGCCGGTGTCGGACGTATGGCTAAGCACAGGGTTCTCGTACAGGATTTGTACTCTCTGGAAACACTGGCAAATGTGGATATTCTCTGTCTGGATAAAACAGGTACGATTACTACCGGAGATTTAAAGGTGGAAGCCATGTGGACACTTCACGGGTATACACAGAAGGATATGGAGTATATACAGTCCTTTCTGTATCACAGTGATGACAATAATGCAACGTATCAGGCACTTTGCGAATCGTTCGGTACCAAAGCGGTTTACACCCCGGTATCCCGTATTCCGTTTTCTTCTGTGCGGAAATGGAGCAGTGTCACGTTTGCCGAATACGGTACATTGATTATGGGAGCTCCGGATAAGCTGCTTCCCACACTTGATCCCAGCTTCACAGAAGCAATGGAGGAAGGAAAACGTATCCTTTTGATTGGAAGGTGTAAAAACGAGCTTGTGGAAGATCAGCCTCTGCCTGCGGTTGTTCCCTTATGTGCTGTTGTATTGTCGGATACCGTACGTCCAAATGTTGAAAAAACACTGCAGTTTTTCAAAGAGGAGGGTGTGGAAATCAAAGTAATTTCCGGCGATCATATTACTGCTGTTTCTGCCATTGCCAGAAAGGCGGGGTTGCATAGCTGGAATGCCTGTGTTGATATGAGCAGTGTCGGTAATGATGTAAAGACAATCGAACAGCTCGCAGGGCAGTATTCCGTCTTTGGCAGAGTAACACCGATACAGAAAAAGCTGCTTGTTCAGTCAATGCAGAAGCATGGGCATTCCGTCGCTATGAGCGGTGATGGTGTGAATGATATGCTGGCATTAAAGGAGGCAGATTGCAGTATCGCTATTGCGCAGGGAAGCGATGCGGTCAAGCAGATGTCCCAAATCGTACTGCTGGATTCCGATTTTTCCACACTGCCGCTGCTTGTACAGGAGGGACGCCGTGTTGTGAATAATGCGACCCGTGTAGCCGGTGTATTTTTCATTAAAACAATCTATTCGGTATTGCTCTCCATAATCTGTATCGGTATGAATCTTCCGTTTCCGTTTATCCCCGTTCAAATCACACTGATCGACCTTGCCATCGAGGCCTTTCCTTCCTTTCTTACCATGCTGGAGCCGGATCATAAGAAGGTTTCCGGAGATTTTCTTACCACGGTTTTGCGCAATGCGCTTCCAAATGCGATAGCCATTGTGTTCAGCTTTTTGTCGATTGAGTATATGAGGGAAGGATTTTCTATCCGTTATGAAGAAGCAGTTACGATGATGTATTTATGTGTTTCCGTTATATCCATGCTTTCCGTTTATCGTTCCCTACGGCCATGGAACCGGCTAAGAGCATTGGTCTGCCTGTGTATGACAGCCGGCTTTGTATTGGCAATCGTACTTTTCCACAATCTGCTGCACTTAACGGTGCTTTCTTACCGCCTTGGTATTCTGAGCGTCATTCTCATTATGTCGGCCATTCTGCTTCGCCAGATTCTGATTCTCTTGCTGCCCTTGATTCCTGCCCTGCGACCGGAAAAGAGGAAATCCCGGCAGCACTCCCTATCTTAA
- a CDS encoding helix-turn-helix domain-containing protein: MLFTSGPDRAFERLMQEKPGFDHYDGGGADAPEDCGTCRFYRPDWKYQFCQFAECPYQPGKLTDYAAVKFTVKGANNAMAVFRVEKNKGYTVMSNHHLRNKNLTLKAKGLLSQMLSLPEDWDYTLKGLSYINRESIDAIRTAVWELEKAGYIRREQGRDAKGKMADMVYTIYEQPVLENPVLENPTSDNPVLENPTSDNPASENPTQLNKEVQRTDLSKKEKIITDGQSTHSIPIPSPTPAPMEGEAAATPPERKRTGKDEAVRIYREIILENIEYAYLIQDRSIDREQLDEIVDLMLETVCTARKTIRVAGDDYPAELVKSKYMKLTGEHIRFVLDCLRENTTKVRNIKQYLRAMLFNAPSTISNYYTALVAHDMAQPDWGKPKSGLPDYSCGEGESL; this comes from the coding sequence ATGCTATTTACTTCCGGCCCTGACCGGGCGTTTGAACGGCTGATGCAGGAAAAGCCCGGTTTCGATCACTACGACGGCGGCGGGGCGGACGCGCCGGAGGATTGCGGCACCTGCCGATTTTACCGCCCGGATTGGAAATATCAATTCTGCCAGTTTGCAGAGTGTCCCTATCAGCCGGGCAAGCTGACCGACTATGCAGCGGTCAAATTCACAGTGAAAGGAGCGAACAACGCTATGGCAGTTTTCCGTGTGGAAAAGAACAAAGGCTATACGGTGATGTCAAATCACCACCTGCGGAATAAGAACCTGACCTTAAAGGCCAAGGGCCTGCTGTCGCAGATGTTGTCCTTGCCGGAGGATTGGGACTATACCCTAAAAGGACTGTCCTATATCAACCGGGAAAGCATCGACGCGATCAGGACAGCGGTATGGGAGCTTGAAAAAGCTGGATATATCCGGCGTGAGCAGGGCCGTGACGCAAAAGGCAAAATGGCCGATATGGTCTATACCATCTACGAACAGCCGGTATTGGAAAACCCGGTATTGGAAAATCCAACATCGGATAACCCGGTGTTGGAAAATCCGACATCGGATAATCCGGCGTCGGAAAATCCAACGCAATTAAATAAAGAAGTACAAAGAACTGACTTATCAAAAAAAGAAAAAATAATTACAGATGGACAAAGTACCCATTCCATTCCTATCCCATCCCCGACCCCTGCCCCTATGGAGGGCGAGGCAGCGGCTACGCCGCCGGAACGGAAAAGGACAGGAAAGGATGAGGCTGTACGGATTTATCGGGAAATCATTTTGGAGAACATCGAGTATGCCTATCTCATTCAGGACAGGAGCATTGACCGTGAACAGCTTGACGAAATCGTAGACCTGATGCTGGAAACCGTCTGCACCGCCCGAAAGACAATCCGTGTCGCCGGGGACGACTACCCTGCCGAGCTGGTGAAATCCAAGTACATGAAGCTGACCGGCGAACATATCCGCTTTGTCCTTGACTGTCTGCGGGAGAACACAACGAAAGTCCGCAATATCAAACAATACCTGCGGGCTATGCTGTTCAACGCCCCCAGCACCATTTCCAACTACTACACGGCCCTTGTCGCGCACGACATGGCACAGCCCGATTGGGGAAAGCCTAAATCCGGCCTGCCGGACTATTCCTGCGGCGAGGGCGAAAGCCTGTAA
- a CDS encoding DUF3801 domain-containing protein, with product MQEEVTQKTIALSMKTGKLTAQVLQAALKKYLQHRAKGKNTLHHGQQSLKQLKKHGADLSNIEITEANIGAFKPCAKKYGVDFTLRKDKTTQPPHYVVIFKAKDADNLDLAFREFTAKTLSKEQRPSIRKVLSAVKQKAAAQTKQRAKEKIKERGLEL from the coding sequence TTGCAGGAAGAAGTTACTCAAAAGACCATTGCCCTGTCCATGAAAACGGGCAAGCTCACGGCTCAAGTGCTGCAAGCGGCGCTGAAAAAGTACCTGCAACACCGGGCCAAGGGCAAAAACACGCTGCACCACGGCCAGCAGAGCCTAAAGCAGCTTAAAAAGCATGGGGCTGATCTCTCCAACATTGAGATCACCGAGGCCAACATTGGAGCGTTCAAGCCATGCGCCAAGAAATACGGCGTGGATTTTACCTTACGAAAAGATAAGACCACCCAGCCGCCCCACTACGTTGTGATTTTCAAGGCCAAGGATGCAGATAACCTTGATCTGGCGTTTCGGGAGTTTACCGCCAAGACGCTTTCCAAGGAGCAGCGGCCCTCTATCCGCAAGGTTTTGTCCGCTGTGAAGCAAAAGGCGGCGGCCCAGACCAAGCAGCGGGCCAAGGAGAAAATCAAGGAAAGGGGGCTGGAACTGTGA
- a CDS encoding TraM recognition domain-containing protein, which translates to MKPDVKKLLILNLPYLIFVYLFAKCGEAYRLAAGADLSGKLLHFADGFAAAFANPLPSLHLFDLCIGIAGAVIVRLVVYCKSKNVKKYRKGMEYGSARWGTAKDIAPYIDPKFENNILLTQTERLTMTGRPKDPKTARNKNVLVIGGSGSGKTRFFVKPNLMQCFPTTDYPTSFVVTDPKGTLVLETGRMFQQAGYRIKILNTINFSKSMKYNPFVYIHSEKDVLKLVNTLISNTKGEGEKSAEDFWVKSERLFYSALIGYIWYEAPAEEMNFSTLLEMINASEAREDDPEFQSPVDLMFERLEQKDPDHFAVRQYKKFLLSAGKTRSSILISCGARLAPFDIREVRELMEDDEMELDTIGDEKTVLYLIMSDTDTTFNFILAMLQSQLINLLCDRADDVYGGRLPVHVRLILDEFANIGQIPNFDKLIATIRSREISASIILQSQSQLKAIYKDAAEIISDNCDSVLFLSGRGKNAKEISDALGKETIDSFNTSENRGSQTSHGLNYQKLGKELMSQDEIAVMDGGKCILQLRGVRPFLSEKFDITKHPRYKYLADADKKNTFDVDRFLTITRRKRQQVVTQDEVFDLYEIDLSDEDAAAE; encoded by the coding sequence GTGAAGCCTGACGTAAAGAAATTGCTGATCCTGAACCTCCCGTATCTGATTTTTGTGTACCTGTTTGCGAAATGCGGGGAGGCGTACCGGCTGGCCGCTGGTGCTGACCTGTCGGGGAAGCTCCTGCATTTTGCGGATGGTTTTGCGGCGGCTTTTGCCAACCCGCTGCCAAGCCTGCACCTGTTTGACCTGTGTATCGGTATCGCCGGTGCCGTGATCGTGCGGCTGGTGGTGTACTGCAAGAGCAAGAACGTGAAGAAATACCGCAAAGGCATGGAGTATGGCAGCGCCCGCTGGGGGACGGCCAAAGACATAGCGCCTTACATCGACCCCAAGTTTGAAAATAATATCCTGCTCACCCAAACGGAACGGCTTACCATGACCGGCAGGCCCAAAGACCCCAAGACAGCGCGGAATAAAAACGTGCTGGTGATCGGTGGCAGCGGTTCAGGGAAAACGAGATTTTTCGTGAAACCCAACCTGATGCAATGCTTTCCGACCACGGACTATCCGACTTCGTTTGTGGTGACAGATCCGAAAGGCACTTTGGTTCTGGAAACCGGCAGGATGTTCCAGCAGGCGGGCTACCGCATTAAAATCCTGAATACCATTAACTTTTCCAAGTCCATGAAGTACAACCCCTTTGTCTACATCCATTCGGAAAAGGACGTGCTAAAGCTGGTAAATACCCTGATTTCCAACACCAAGGGCGAGGGGGAAAAGTCAGCGGAGGATTTTTGGGTGAAGTCGGAACGGTTGTTTTATTCGGCCCTGATCGGCTATATCTGGTACGAGGCCCCAGCGGAGGAAATGAACTTCTCAACGCTGCTGGAAATGATAAACGCCAGTGAAGCCCGCGAGGACGACCCGGAGTTTCAAAGCCCCGTCGATCTCATGTTTGAGCGTTTGGAGCAGAAAGACCCCGACCATTTTGCGGTGCGCCAGTACAAGAAATTCCTGCTGTCCGCAGGCAAGACCCGTTCTTCCATCCTGATTTCATGCGGTGCCAGACTTGCGCCCTTTGACATCCGGGAGGTACGCGAGCTGATGGAGGACGACGAAATGGAGCTGGACACCATCGGGGACGAAAAGACGGTGCTGTATCTCATTATGAGCGATACGGACACGACCTTTAATTTCATTCTGGCTATGCTCCAAAGCCAGCTAATCAACCTGCTTTGTGACCGGGCTGATGATGTGTACGGCGGGCGGCTGCCTGTCCATGTACGCCTGATTTTGGATGAATTTGCCAACATTGGCCAAATACCCAATTTCGATAAACTCATTGCCACCATTCGAAGCCGTGAAATATCGGCCTCTATTATTTTGCAGAGCCAGTCGCAGCTAAAAGCGATTTACAAGGACGCCGCCGAGATCATTTCGGATAACTGCGATAGTGTGCTTTTCCTTAGTGGGCGCGGCAAAAATGCCAAGGAGATTTCCGATGCGCTGGGGAAAGAAACGATTGACAGTTTCAACACCAGCGAGAACCGGGGAAGCCAAACGTCCCACGGATTGAACTATCAAAAATTAGGAAAGGAGTTGATGTCCCAAGACGAAATTGCCGTGATGGACGGCGGCAAGTGTATCTTGCAGCTACGGGGTGTGCGCCCGTTTTTATCGGAGAAATTCGATATTACCAAGCATCCCCGGTACAAATACCTTGCCGACGCCGACAAGAAGAATACCTTTGACGTGGACAGATTTTTGACTATCACGCGCCGGAAACGGCAGCAAGTGGTAACGCAGGATGAAGTATTCGACCTGTATGAAATCGACCTGTCGGACGAGGACGCCGCCGCTGAATAA
- a CDS encoding conjugative transfer protein codes for MAFFNSAVTTLQTIVIGLGGALCVWGGINLLEGYGQDNPGAKSQGVKQLVAGGGVALIGVTLVPLLSGLLG; via the coding sequence ATGGCATTTTTTAATTCCGCAGTTACTACTTTGCAGACTATCGTGATCGGACTGGGCGGCGCTCTGTGCGTATGGGGCGGCATCAATCTGTTGGAGGGATACGGGCAGGACAATCCGGGGGCAAAATCGCAGGGTGTCAAGCAGCTTGTCGCTGGCGGCGGCGTGGCCCTGATCGGTGTCACTCTGGTTCCCCTGCTGTCCGGGCTGCTGGGCTGA
- a CDS encoding DNA methyltransferase, translated as MFISTYNIIYADPPWRYDCKNVQGAAENHYSTMSIDELCALPVERLASKDCLLFLWATFPMLPEALRLIKAWGFSFKTVAFVWLKQNRKSLTWFYGLGRWTRGNAEICLLATHGKPKRRSASVHQFIISPIEQHSKKPDVTREKIVELAGDLPRVELFARQKTPGWDVWGNEVECDLILT; from the coding sequence TTGTTTATTTCAACGTACAACATCATTTACGCTGACCCGCCGTGGCGGTATGACTGCAAAAACGTACAGGGCGCAGCGGAAAATCACTATTCCACCATGAGCATTGACGAGCTGTGCGCCCTGCCGGTGGAACGGCTGGCGTCCAAAGACTGCCTGCTGTTTTTGTGGGCCACATTCCCCATGCTGCCGGAAGCTCTGCGGTTAATCAAAGCGTGGGGCTTTTCATTCAAGACCGTGGCTTTTGTATGGCTGAAACAGAACCGTAAAAGCCTTACATGGTTTTACGGGCTGGGCCGCTGGACAAGGGGAAACGCGGAAATCTGCCTGCTGGCAACACACGGCAAGCCGAAGCGTCGTTCTGCCTCTGTCCATCAGTTTATTATCAGCCCGATTGAACAACACAGCAAAAAGCCGGATGTGACCCGTGAAAAAATCGTAGAGCTGGCGGGCGATTTGCCCCGCGTGGAGCTGTTTGCCAGACAGAAAACCCCCGGCTGGGACGTGTGGGGGAACGAGGTGGAATGTGACCTTATCCTGACGTGA
- a CDS encoding PrgI family protein: MAYVTVPKDLTHVKSKVVFGLTKRQLICFSGALVIGVPLYFLTRDYLTNSAAALLMVFAMLPGFLLAMYERHGQPLEVVIMQIIQCCFIQPKERPYQTDNTYTALVRQYQMEQEVKAIVQKGNPKRNRKNKADPRPAKRN; encoded by the coding sequence ATGGCTTATGTAACCGTCCCCAAGGACTTAACCCATGTGAAAAGCAAGGTTGTGTTTGGGCTTACCAAACGGCAACTGATCTGTTTTTCCGGGGCGCTGGTGATCGGCGTCCCCTTATATTTTCTCACCCGTGACTATCTTACCAACAGCGCGGCGGCCCTGCTCATGGTATTTGCCATGCTGCCGGGCTTTTTGCTTGCCATGTACGAGCGTCACGGCCAGCCCCTTGAAGTGGTGATTATGCAGATCATCCAGTGCTGCTTCATCCAGCCAAAGGAGCGTCCCTATCAGACCGACAACACCTACACCGCCCTTGTGCGGCAATACCAGATGGAACAGGAGGTAAAGGCCATTGTCCAAAAAGGAAATCCCAAGAGAAACCGAAAAAACAAAGCTGACCCGCGCCCAGCGAAAAGAAATTGA